Proteins encoded together in one Peribacillus asahii window:
- a CDS encoding helix-turn-helix domain-containing protein, whose translation MEKKAETYDISFKKKAVDLFHQKKNYAAVSRELNTHRKNIQRWVKQFSEDGMVGLREKRGRKSGSSRVSSSTFENTQQKIKRLEAENELLKKLLKM comes from the coding sequence ATGGAGAAAAAAGCAGAGACTTATGATATATCATTCAAGAAAAAAGCAGTGGATTTATTTCATCAAAAGAAGAATTATGCAGCCGTTTCCAGAGAATTAAACACTCATCGAAAAAACATACAACGATGGGTTAAACAGTTTAGTGAAGATGGGATGGTTGGTCTTAGAGAAAAACGTGGCAGAAAAAGTGGGTCTAGTAGAGTCTCTTCATCTACCTTTGAAAATACCCAACAGAAAATAAAGCGATTAGAAGCTGAGAATGAACTATTAAAAAAGCTTTTAAAGATGTGA
- a CDS encoding GNAT family N-acetyltransferase: MHWYEKLNQYFPIEEMKSRNHMETLLEERSDIYHKDESSKHILMYVELDNFIFIDYLLVSKNARGEGLGHKLLEKLKRKEKPIILEVEPINYEDSDSEKRLHFYKREGFEHANSIGYERRSLATKELNEMEILYWAPNNESEEMIFEAMKKTYNLIHTYKDQHFYGESYQPVEEVLTFGKESKNENLFENL; this comes from the coding sequence ATGCATTGGTATGAAAAGTTAAATCAATATTTTCCGATTGAAGAAATGAAATCAAGAAACCACATGGAAACCTTACTTGAAGAGCGTTCAGATATCTACCATAAGGATGAGAGCTCTAAACATATTTTAATGTATGTTGAACTAGATAATTTTATTTTTATTGATTATCTTCTCGTTTCAAAAAATGCTAGAGGTGAAGGACTCGGGCATAAACTATTGGAAAAACTAAAACGAAAAGAAAAACCGATTATACTTGAAGTAGAACCAATTAACTATGAAGACAGTGATTCAGAAAAAAGACTTCATTTTTATAAACGTGAAGGATTTGAGCATGCTAACTCCATTGGGTATGAGAGAAGGTCCCTTGCAACAAAAGAGCTTAATGAAATGGAAATCCTCTACTGGGCACCCAATAATGAGTCGGAAGAAATGATCTTTGAAGCAATGAAGAAGACATATAATCTGATACATACATATAAGGATCAACATTTTTATGGTGAATCCTATCAACCAGTTGAGGAAGTTCTAACCTTTGGCAAAGAGTCGAAAAATGAAAATTTATTTGAAAATCTATGA
- a CDS encoding IS3 family transposase, with protein sequence MNLKPSILFPIINDLSKQAHSIQLLCHLAKVSRSGYYKWIKRKALPSEKQIEDEKLKQKIIECHQKYKGIYGYRRIQIWLKRTYDIHINHKKVQRLLSELGIKAIIRKKRIYYGKKEPYLISNNYLNRSFYASRPNEKWVTDITYLIFNGQKLYLSAIKDLYNNEVVAYQISRRNDYKLVLDTLKKAIKGRNVKGLLLHSDQGYQYTSHNYNQLLTRNKMKASMSRKGNCWDNASMENFFSHLKTECFNLHTFKTSQEVRRAIKDYIHFYNHERFQTKLNNLTPIEYRSQAS encoded by the coding sequence ATGAATCTAAAACCTAGTATTCTATTTCCAATCATTAATGATTTATCTAAACAAGCTCACTCTATACAGCTACTTTGTCATCTAGCTAAAGTATCAAGAAGTGGATACTACAAGTGGATAAAGCGTAAAGCATTACCTTCGGAAAAGCAGATAGAGGATGAGAAGCTAAAGCAGAAAATAATAGAATGTCATCAGAAATATAAGGGCATCTATGGCTATAGAAGAATACAAATTTGGTTAAAGAGGACCTATGATATTCATATTAATCACAAAAAAGTTCAACGGTTACTAAGTGAGCTAGGTATTAAAGCAATTATCAGGAAGAAACGAATTTATTACGGTAAGAAAGAACCTTATCTTATCTCGAATAATTATTTAAATAGATCCTTTTACGCTTCTCGCCCTAATGAAAAGTGGGTAACGGATATTACGTACCTCATTTTCAATGGACAGAAACTATACTTGTCTGCCATCAAAGACCTATATAATAACGAAGTTGTTGCGTACCAAATTAGTAGACGTAATGATTATAAACTAGTCTTGGATACTCTTAAAAAAGCCATAAAAGGAAGGAATGTAAAGGGACTCCTTCTCCATAGTGATCAAGGATACCAATACACTTCCCATAACTATAATCAGCTACTCACAAGAAATAAAATGAAAGCTAGTATGTCTAGAAAGGGCAACTGTTGGGATAACGCTAGTATGGAAAATTTCTTTAGTCATTTAAAAACAGAATGTTTTAACCTGCATACTTTTAAAACTTCACAAGAGGTTAGAAGGGCTATTAAAGACTACATTCACTTTTATAACCACGAAAGGTTTCAAACCAAGCTAAACAACCTGACTCCTATCGAATATAGAAGTCAGGCTTCTTAA
- a CDS encoding MFS transporter — protein MKRIHYSWFILSITFFSIIVAGIVMSSSGVFIDPFEKEFGWDRSVIALAFAISMFLFGISGPFMAALLNVIGLKKMMIVSMTTLLTGIILTFIMNQSWQMIIIWGLIIGLGSSLFLTVLSPYVANHWFEKRRGLAVGILTASTATGQLILLPVLAAIIDQYSWRWAIGLIMILSFTMLIIIFLFIKNTPKDVGILPYGLEEEIQESHEGQKENPIVVAFNGLFEAVKVKEFWLLSGSFFICGLSTSGLIGTHFISYCISFGIPLVTAASFLSFMGIFNLVGTTLSGWLSDRFDNRWLLFWYYGLRGASLVLLPYALTEGSTTMLVIFTMFYGLDWIATVPPTIGISRQIFGTNKSGIIYGWIYASHQAGAAVAAYGGGLIYKFFNTYTWAFFLAGVFCLLASLFVIIIKKQHSSQLTKEGVMNV, from the coding sequence TTGAAACGTATACACTATAGCTGGTTTATTCTTTCCATAACATTTTTCTCCATTATTGTAGCCGGAATTGTTATGTCATCATCAGGGGTTTTCATAGATCCTTTCGAAAAGGAATTTGGCTGGGATCGATCTGTTATTGCACTCGCTTTTGCCATTAGTATGTTTTTATTTGGTATATCCGGTCCATTTATGGCAGCATTACTTAATGTGATTGGCTTAAAGAAAATGATGATTGTTTCTATGACAACTTTACTGACAGGTATCATACTAACCTTCATTATGAATCAATCTTGGCAGATGATCATCATTTGGGGCTTAATTATCGGGCTGGGATCAAGTCTTTTTCTAACGGTATTAAGTCCATATGTAGCGAATCATTGGTTTGAGAAAAGAAGAGGTCTTGCAGTAGGAATATTAACGGCAAGTACAGCAACAGGTCAGTTAATTCTACTTCCTGTCTTAGCGGCTATTATCGATCAGTATTCGTGGCGCTGGGCCATTGGTTTAATTATGATCCTTAGTTTCACCATGCTTATCATAATCTTTTTATTTATAAAAAACACACCAAAGGATGTTGGTATTCTTCCATATGGACTTGAAGAAGAAATACAAGAGAGCCATGAAGGACAAAAGGAAAACCCTATTGTTGTAGCCTTCAATGGTTTATTCGAAGCTGTGAAAGTGAAGGAATTTTGGTTATTATCTGGTAGTTTCTTTATTTGTGGACTTTCAACGAGTGGTTTAATTGGTACACATTTTATTTCTTACTGTATAAGTTTTGGAATACCTTTAGTTACAGCAGCTTCGTTTCTTTCATTTATGGGAATCTTTAATCTAGTAGGAACAACTCTATCCGGTTGGCTGTCAGATCGTTTCGATAATCGATGGCTATTATTTTGGTACTATGGTTTAAGAGGGGCTTCTCTTGTATTACTTCCTTATGCATTAACTGAAGGTTCCACTACTATGCTAGTTATCTTTACCATGTTTTATGGATTAGATTGGATTGCAACTGTTCCACCAACTATTGGTATCTCAAGACAAATCTTCGGCACTAATAAAAGTGGAATCATTTACGGTTGGATTTATGCATCTCATCAGGCAGGTGCTGCAGTAGCTGCATATGGAGGGGGTCTAATCTATAAATTTTTCAACACTTACACTTGGGCATTCTTCTTGGCAGGAGTTTTCTGTTTATTAGCAAGCTTATTTGTCATTATTATTAAAAAACAACATTCCAGTCAATTAACTAAGGAAGGAGTAATGAATGTATAG
- a CDS encoding CBO0543 family protein gives MLFILSALAGNILCYMFVKFKFYSFPYLLFPRIEIMPVTVVTLFFPIMVLLSVRYSPEKWGWKIPFYWTIIHIGMFLETWSLTNTGLIRYSFKWGFWDSYTWWWIYFLVFEWIGGIIIPRDLRKPININHLKFGGLGWAIIHFVLILTIFLGGYYLGSLK, from the coding sequence TTGTTATTTATTTTATCAGCTTTAGCTGGAAACATTTTGTGCTATATGTTTGTGAAATTTAAGTTTTATTCATTTCCATATCTATTATTCCCTAGGATTGAAATTATGCCGGTAACTGTTGTTACACTTTTCTTTCCTATAATGGTTCTTTTATCCGTTCGTTATAGTCCAGAGAAGTGGGGATGGAAAATACCTTTCTATTGGACGATTATTCATATAGGAATGTTTTTGGAAACATGGTCATTAACAAATACTGGGCTAATTAGATATAGCTTTAAATGGGGCTTTTGGGATTCTTATACATGGTGGTGGATATATTTTTTAGTTTTTGAATGGATTGGCGGTATAATTATTCCTAGAGATTTAAGAAAGCCAATCAATATAAATCATTTGAAATTTGGTGGACTTGGTTGGGCAATTATTCATTTTGTCCTTATTTTGACTATTTTCCTTGGTGGTTATTATCTTGGTTCCTTGAAATAG
- a CDS encoding CBO0543 family protein, with protein sequence MKALGFSNYLTIIFECIVLIVAWRFSDWRNWKKYYSTVLFVMTLSLTVSLLTYNKSLWYFSGTSFLPNHTLIDLFMVYLYYPPLILIYLPHYPFKKRFINQISYILLWTLTWAVVEAFYVLIGLNTHHNGWNIGWSTFIWFCMFIGIRLHFTRPLLTWLLCFLLTVFMIIYFHIPITELK encoded by the coding sequence GTGAAAGCTTTGGGATTTTCAAACTATTTAACAATAATTTTTGAATGTATAGTATTAATCGTAGCATGGCGTTTCAGCGATTGGAGAAATTGGAAAAAATATTATTCAACCGTGCTTTTTGTCATGACATTGAGTTTGACTGTTAGCCTTCTAACGTACAATAAATCATTATGGTATTTTTCTGGGACGTCCTTTCTTCCTAATCATACACTTATTGATTTATTTATGGTTTATCTTTATTATCCCCCATTGATTTTAATTTATCTCCCACACTATCCTTTCAAAAAACGTTTCATTAATCAAATAAGCTATATATTACTATGGACATTGACGTGGGCAGTAGTAGAAGCATTTTACGTACTTATAGGATTAAATACACATCATAATGGTTGGAATATTGGGTGGTCAACTTTTATTTGGTTTTGTATGTTTATTGGCATACGGCTCCATTTTACTAGACCATTGTTAACATGGTTATTATGCTTTCTACTTACCGTTTTTATGATTATATACTTCCATATTCCAATTACTGAATTGAAATAA
- a CDS encoding DUF3231 family protein: MTTDKEFNPMDVMKPINLSSKELDESQPFTSVEIGKLWVTYMGNSMANQILPYFLQHCEDEYIRTLLENGLALSKDFMQRIEKFLKKENFPIPVGFSKDDVNLGAPRLYEDEFYVQYLKYTAKAGLSIYSVAIPLVIREDIREFFIYVNKCTDILLGQINNVLFEKKLIVKPPSIPTPEKPDFANKQSYLNGWFGEVRSLHAMEIVHLYDNIENNITSKALLLGFYQTVKDEKIKSLFKKGLEMTDKAVKQCIEKLQSENLPTPSYIDHLVTTSDYPPFSDKIMLSHKLDMFSMKIRSFGNSLAVNGRRDIGALYVRNMTNVGVFVDDAMNILIDKGWLEAPPEAFDRS, translated from the coding sequence ATGACCACCGATAAAGAATTTAATCCAATGGATGTTATGAAACCAATTAATTTAAGTTCAAAAGAATTAGACGAGTCACAGCCATTTACATCGGTTGAAATCGGTAAACTTTGGGTTACCTATATGGGGAACAGTATGGCAAATCAAATCTTGCCTTATTTTCTACAACATTGTGAGGATGAATATATTAGGACGTTACTTGAAAATGGTTTAGCCTTATCCAAAGATTTTATGCAGAGGATAGAAAAATTTTTAAAAAAGGAAAATTTTCCTATACCTGTTGGTTTTTCAAAGGATGATGTAAATCTTGGTGCCCCTCGTTTATACGAAGATGAATTTTACGTGCAATATTTAAAATATACGGCTAAGGCTGGGCTTAGTATCTATTCAGTAGCAATTCCGTTAGTAATAAGAGAGGATATAAGGGAATTTTTCATTTATGTAAATAAATGCACAGATATCCTATTAGGACAGATTAATAATGTTTTATTTGAAAAAAAATTAATTGTTAAACCTCCAAGTATTCCTACACCTGAAAAACCTGATTTTGCTAATAAACAAAGCTATCTAAACGGTTGGTTTGGAGAGGTTAGATCATTACACGCAATGGAAATTGTTCACCTTTACGATAACATTGAAAATAACATAACAAGTAAAGCGTTATTGTTGGGATTTTATCAAACAGTTAAGGACGAAAAAATAAAATCATTGTTTAAAAAAGGTTTAGAAATGACTGATAAAGCAGTGAAGCAGTGTATTGAAAAGCTTCAGTCAGAAAACTTACCAACACCGTCATACATTGACCATTTGGTTACAACATCCGACTATCCTCCTTTTTCTGATAAAATAATGTTATCTCATAAGTTGGACATGTTCTCTATGAAGATTAGGTCATTTGGAAACTCATTAGCGGTAAATGGAAGAAGAGATATAGGTGCATTATATGTAAGAAATATGACTAATGTTGGCGTATTTGTTGATGATGCTATGAATATTTTAATTGATAAAGGATGGTTGGAAGCGCCACCAGAAGCATTTGATAGAAGTTAA
- a CDS encoding MFS transporter codes for MMLHKDSVKALDVQTASLQSYIGSSEKQKALYKRTLLVVSISQIFGGAGLAAGVTVGALLAQQMLGTDAFAGLPSALLTLGSAGAALFVGRLSQAFGRRTGLTAGFMIGGLGAIGVIIAAIINSVFLLFTSLLVYGAGTATNLQARYAGTDLANSKQRATAISITMVFTTFGAVAGPNLVNVMGNFALSIGVPSLAGPFILAAAAYILAGVVLFIMLRPDPLVIARTIEATNQEPSDKGHLTTTEHAENKRGIIVGATIMVLTQIVMVAIMTMTPVHMRHHGHSLGAVGLVIGFHIGAMYLPSLVTGVLVDKLGRTAMAIASGTTLLLAGLIAAFAPGDSMLLLVIALSLLGLGWNFGLISGTALIVDSTETSTRAKTQGTVDVLIALSGAAGGALSGMIVAGSSYLTLSVTGGILSLLLIPVVIWSRGSKK; via the coding sequence ATTATGTTGCACAAGGATAGTGTAAAAGCGTTAGACGTCCAAACAGCTTCGTTACAAAGCTACATTGGTTCTTCAGAAAAACAAAAAGCGTTATACAAGCGTACATTATTGGTTGTAAGTATTTCACAAATTTTTGGTGGTGCAGGGTTAGCAGCAGGAGTTACTGTGGGGGCACTTCTTGCACAGCAAATGCTCGGTACGGATGCGTTTGCTGGACTTCCTTCAGCTTTACTTACTTTAGGGTCAGCAGGAGCAGCCTTATTTGTTGGGAGACTTTCGCAAGCGTTTGGACGTCGTACAGGTCTTACAGCGGGTTTTATGATTGGGGGACTTGGAGCAATAGGAGTCATAATTGCGGCAATAATAAATAGTGTTTTCTTGTTATTTACTTCCCTACTTGTTTATGGTGCAGGGACAGCAACAAATTTACAAGCTCGTTATGCAGGTACAGACTTAGCGAATAGTAAACAGCGAGCAACTGCCATTAGTATTACTATGGTTTTTACAACATTTGGCGCAGTTGCAGGACCAAATTTAGTGAATGTAATGGGGAATTTCGCTCTTTCTATTGGTGTTCCATCACTTGCTGGCCCTTTCATTTTAGCGGCAGCGGCATATATCCTGGCGGGTGTTGTGCTTTTCATAATGCTTCGTCCAGATCCATTAGTTATAGCAAGAACGATAGAAGCGACCAACCAAGAGCCTAGTGATAAAGGACATTTGACAACAACTGAACATGCAGAAAACAAAAGAGGCATAATCGTTGGGGCAACCATTATGGTTCTTACTCAAATTGTAATGGTAGCTATTATGACAATGACACCAGTTCATATGAGACATCATGGACATAGCTTGGGTGCAGTAGGTCTTGTTATTGGTTTTCATATAGGTGCCATGTATCTCCCTTCACTAGTTACAGGTGTCCTTGTTGATAAGTTGGGGCGTACTGCGATGGCTATTGCTTCTGGAACTACGTTGCTTCTGGCAGGTTTAATAGCAGCATTTGCACCCGGAGATTCTATGCTTCTTCTAGTCATTGCTCTTTCTTTACTTGGATTAGGATGGAATTTTGGTTTGATAAGTGGGACTGCACTTATTGTTGATTCAACTGAAACTTCCACACGGGCTAAAACTCAAGGTACAGTGGATGTTTTAATTGCATTGTCAGGAGCTGCTGGCGGAGCATTGTCTGGAATGATTGTGGCGGGTTCAAGTTATCTAACATTATCAGTTACTGGAGGAATTCTATCCTTATTACTAATTCCAGTAGTGATATGGTCTCGCGGAAGTAAAAAATAA